One Burkholderia sp. PAMC 26561 genomic window carries:
- a CDS encoding MdtB/MuxB family multidrug efflux RND transporter permease subunit, with protein sequence MNPSRPFILRPVGTALLMAAIMLVGLVALRFLPLSALPAVDYPTIQVQTFYPGASPDVMTTSVTAPLEKQFGQMASLNQMSSQSSAGASVITLQFSLDLPLDIAEQEVQAAINAAGNLLPSDLPAPPIYAKVNPADAPIITLAISSKTLPLTQVQDLADTRLAQKISQVAGVGLVSVSGGNRPAVRIQANTRALASYGLNIDDLRTTIANLNVNTPKGNFDGPSRAYTINANDQLTDANAYQSAVIAYRNGRPVMLTDVATVVSGPENTKLGAWVDNTPAIILNVQRQPGANVIAVVDGIKKILPQLQAALPAALDVRIVTDRTTTIRASVRDVQFELALSVVLVVLVIYLFLANIWATLIPSLSVPVSLIGTLAVMYLCGFSLDNLSLMALTIATGFVVDDAIVMIENIARYVEEGEGPLEAALKGSKQIGFTIISLTVSLIAVLIPLLFMGDVVGRLFHEFAITLAVTIVISAIVSLTLVPMLCAKLLRHTPPTETHRFSARAHQFIDYVIGRYAVALTWVLDRQRSTLVVALLTLVFTALLYIWIPKGFFPIQDTGVIQAITQAPQAASYQAVAQQQQALAAQILKNPDVESLTSFIGVDGTNITLNSGRMLINLTPRDDRSSTSSDVIRNLQQDVANIPGIRLYMQPVQDLTIDSTVSPTQYQFMLTDPNSAEFAEWVPKLTARLQQSPELADVATDLQQNGQSVYVEIDRSTAARFGITPATVDNALYDAFGQRIISTIFTQSNQYRVILENEPSDAHYSEILSGIYLPSSTASNGQVPLSAIATFHERAAPLLITHLGQFPATTVSFNLAPGASLGAAVKAIEQAKQDIGLPASFQIRFQGAALAFQASLSNELFLILAAIVTMYIVLGVLYESFIHPITILSTLPSAGVGALLSLMITGHDLDIIGIIGIVLLIGIVKKNAIMMIDFALEAEREQGKTPREAIYQACLLRFRPILMTTMAALLGALPLMLGWGAGSELRRPLGIAIVGGLIVSQALTLFTTPVIYLGFDSLGRRVRARFNRNAPPRPAADVE encoded by the coding sequence ATGAATCCATCGCGTCCCTTTATTCTGCGTCCGGTCGGCACGGCGCTGCTGATGGCGGCGATCATGCTGGTCGGCCTCGTTGCGCTGCGCTTCCTGCCGCTGTCCGCACTGCCGGCTGTCGACTATCCGACCATCCAGGTGCAGACGTTCTACCCGGGCGCATCGCCGGATGTAATGACCACGTCGGTGACGGCGCCGCTCGAGAAACAGTTCGGGCAGATGGCGAGCCTGAACCAGATGTCGTCGCAGAGTTCCGCGGGCGCCTCGGTCATCACGCTGCAATTCAGTCTCGACTTGCCGCTCGATATCGCCGAGCAGGAAGTGCAGGCCGCAATCAACGCAGCGGGCAATCTGCTGCCGTCCGACCTCCCCGCGCCACCGATCTACGCGAAGGTGAATCCCGCCGACGCTCCGATCATCACGCTCGCGATCAGCTCGAAGACCCTGCCGCTCACGCAAGTCCAGGATCTCGCCGATACCCGTCTCGCGCAGAAGATCTCGCAAGTCGCAGGCGTGGGTCTGGTCTCGGTCAGCGGCGGCAACCGGCCCGCCGTGCGAATCCAGGCGAACACGCGCGCTCTGGCGTCGTACGGATTGAATATCGACGACTTGCGCACGACCATTGCGAACCTGAACGTCAATACGCCGAAGGGCAATTTCGATGGCCCGTCGCGCGCCTACACCATCAACGCGAACGACCAGCTCACCGATGCCAACGCCTACCAGAGCGCGGTCATCGCGTACAGGAACGGCCGGCCGGTGATGCTGACGGACGTGGCCACCGTGGTGTCGGGTCCGGAAAACACGAAGCTCGGCGCATGGGTGGACAACACGCCGGCCATCATCTTGAACGTGCAGCGCCAGCCGGGCGCGAACGTGATCGCGGTCGTCGACGGTATCAAGAAGATCCTGCCGCAGTTGCAAGCGGCGTTGCCCGCCGCGCTCGACGTGCGCATTGTCACCGACCGCACCACGACCATCCGCGCGTCCGTGCGCGACGTGCAGTTCGAACTGGCGCTTTCCGTGGTGCTGGTCGTGCTCGTGATCTACCTGTTCCTCGCGAACATCTGGGCCACGCTGATTCCAAGCTTGTCGGTGCCAGTGTCGCTGATCGGTACGCTTGCCGTCATGTACCTGTGCGGTTTCTCGCTCGATAACCTCTCGCTGATGGCGTTGACCATTGCGACCGGCTTCGTGGTCGATGACGCCATCGTCATGATCGAAAATATCGCCCGCTACGTGGAAGAAGGCGAAGGACCGCTCGAAGCCGCGCTGAAGGGCTCGAAGCAGATCGGCTTCACGATCATCTCGCTGACGGTTTCGCTGATCGCGGTGCTGATCCCGCTGCTTTTCATGGGCGATGTCGTCGGCCGCCTGTTCCATGAGTTCGCAATCACGCTGGCCGTGACCATCGTGATTTCGGCAATCGTGTCGCTGACACTCGTGCCCATGTTGTGCGCGAAACTGCTGCGCCATACGCCGCCGACCGAGACGCACCGGTTCTCGGCGCGGGCGCATCAGTTCATCGATTACGTGATTGGACGGTATGCCGTCGCGCTTACGTGGGTGCTCGACCGGCAGCGCTCCACGCTGGTCGTCGCGCTGCTCACGCTCGTGTTCACTGCCCTGCTCTATATCTGGATTCCGAAGGGATTCTTTCCGATCCAGGATACAGGCGTGATCCAGGCGATCACGCAGGCGCCGCAAGCCGCTTCGTATCAGGCGGTGGCACAGCAGCAGCAGGCGCTCGCCGCGCAGATCCTGAAGAACCCGGACGTCGAAAGCCTGACGTCGTTCATTGGAGTGGACGGCACCAACATCACGCTGAACAGCGGCCGGATGCTGATCAACCTCACGCCGCGCGACGACCGCAGCAGCACGTCGAGCGACGTGATCCGCAACCTGCAGCAGGATGTGGCGAACATTCCCGGCATCCGGCTTTATATGCAGCCGGTGCAGGACCTGACCATCGACTCCACGGTCAGCCCGACGCAATATCAGTTCATGCTGACCGATCCCAATTCGGCCGAGTTCGCCGAATGGGTGCCAAAGCTGACGGCACGTCTGCAGCAATCGCCGGAACTCGCCGATGTCGCCACCGACCTGCAGCAGAACGGGCAATCGGTGTATGTGGAAATCGATCGCTCGACGGCGGCGCGTTTCGGCATCACCCCTGCAACCGTTGACAACGCGCTCTACGATGCATTCGGCCAGCGCATCATCTCGACCATCTTCACGCAGTCCAACCAGTACCGCGTGATCCTCGAGAACGAACCAAGCGACGCGCATTACAGCGAAATCCTGAGCGGCATCTATCTGCCGTCATCGACGGCGTCGAACGGGCAAGTGCCCTTATCCGCAATTGCGACGTTCCACGAACGCGCCGCGCCGCTGCTCATCACTCACCTCGGCCAGTTCCCGGCGACCACGGTGTCGTTCAACCTCGCGCCCGGCGCGTCGCTCGGCGCGGCCGTGAAGGCCATCGAACAGGCGAAGCAGGACATCGGCCTGCCAGCGTCGTTCCAGATCCGCTTCCAGGGCGCCGCGCTCGCGTTCCAGGCATCGCTTTCGAACGAGCTGTTCCTGATCCTCGCCGCGATCGTCACCATGTATATCGTGCTCGGTGTGCTGTATGAGAGCTTCATCCATCCGATCACGATTCTCTCGACACTGCCCTCCGCCGGCGTCGGCGCGCTGCTCTCGCTGATGATCACGGGGCACGATCTCGACATCATCGGGATCATCGGCATTGTGTTGCTGATCGGGATTGTGAAGAAAAACGCCATCATGATGATCGACTTCGCGCTGGAGGCCGAGCGCGAGCAAGGCAAGACGCCGCGCGAAGCCATCTACCAGGCGTGCCTGCTGCGCTTCCGGCCCATCCTGATGACGACCATGGCCGCGCTTCTCGGTGCGTTGCCGCTGATGCTCGGCTGGGGCGCGGGTTCGGAACTCAGGCGGCCGCTGGGGATCGCTATCGTGGGTGGTTTGATCGTGTCGCAGGCGCTCACGCTGTTCACCACGCCGGTGATCTATCTCGGCTTCGATTCGCTCGGCCGCCGTGTGCGTGCGCGTTTTAACCGGAACGCGCCGCCTCGCCCCGCGGCGGACGTGGAGTAA
- a CDS encoding efflux RND transporter permease subunit: MNLSQPFIARPVATTLLAIGIALAGLFAFTKLPVAPLPQVDFPTISVQASLPGASPETVATSVASPLERHLGSIADVTEMTSQSSVGAARITLQFGLNRDIDGAARDVQAAINAARADLPASLRSNPTYHKVNPADAPILILALSSPTRTAGSLYDSAATVLQQTLSTVPGVGEVDVSGSANPAVRVELEPGALFHYGIGLEDVRAALASANANSPKGAIEFNGTHFQLYTNDQATKAAQYRDLVVAYRNGAAVHLSDVGEVVDSVEDLRNLGLINGKRAVLVILYRQPGANIIDTIDRVKAMVPQLQAALPADIEITPTADRSTTIRSSLHDTEATLIIAVALVVMVVFLFLRNWRATLIPSVAVPISIIGTFSAMYLLGFSLDNLSLMALTIATGFVVDDAIVVLENISRHIENGVPRMKAAILGAQEVGFTVLSMSISLVAVFLPILLMGGIVGRLFREFALTLSLAIAVSLVVSLTVTPMMCARLLQEPHNQKPPGRFSRWLERQFDAMQRGYGRTLGVALAHPRIVLLVLIATVGLNVYLYIIVPKGFFPQQDTGRIVGGIQADQSTSFQAMKGKFSDMMKIVQADPAVESVAGFTGGRQTNSGFMFISLKPKKERKVSADAVIQRLRPALSNVAGARTFLQAVQDIRSGGRQSNAQYQFTLLADSTADLYKWGPKLTDALLARPELADVNSDQQQGGLESFVTFDRATAARYGIKPAQIDNTLYDAFGQRQVSTIYNELSQYHVVMELAPKYWQDPEMLKQIYISTSGGSANGAASTNATTTTASTSATSVTTAADASTSVNSALALASIRNSATNAIAASGKSSSSSGAAVSTSKETMIPLSSIAKFGPGNTPLSVNHQSQFVASTISFNLPPGKSLSDATAAIYETMATIGVPATVRGSFAGTAQQFQDSTKDQPILILAALAAVYIVLGILYESYIHPITILSTLPSAGIGALLALLLFRTEFSIIALIGVILLIGIVKKNAIMMVDFAIQAQRHGASTSRAAIEEACLLRFRPIMMTTAAALLGALPLAFGTGEGSEMRAPLGIAIVGGLIVSQLLTLYTTPVVYLYMDRIRIWSENRRARRGPQRPASVTE; the protein is encoded by the coding sequence ATGAACCTGTCGCAACCGTTCATCGCGCGCCCGGTCGCCACCACGCTGCTGGCAATCGGCATTGCGCTCGCTGGCCTCTTCGCGTTCACCAAGCTGCCGGTCGCGCCGCTGCCGCAAGTCGATTTTCCGACCATTTCCGTGCAGGCGAGCTTGCCGGGCGCGAGTCCCGAAACGGTCGCGACCAGCGTGGCAAGCCCGCTGGAGCGTCACCTCGGTTCGATTGCGGACGTCACCGAAATGACGTCGCAGAGCTCGGTGGGCGCAGCGCGGATCACGTTGCAATTTGGCTTGAACCGCGACATCGATGGCGCCGCGCGCGACGTGCAGGCCGCCATCAACGCGGCGCGCGCCGATCTGCCGGCATCGTTGCGAAGCAATCCGACGTACCACAAGGTGAATCCCGCCGACGCGCCGATCCTGATCCTGGCGTTGTCCTCGCCGACCCGAACGGCCGGCTCACTCTACGATTCCGCCGCGACGGTGCTGCAACAGACATTGTCGACAGTGCCGGGCGTCGGCGAGGTCGATGTAAGCGGCTCGGCGAATCCCGCCGTGCGCGTGGAACTCGAACCGGGCGCGCTGTTTCACTACGGCATTGGCCTGGAAGACGTGCGTGCGGCGCTGGCATCGGCGAATGCGAACAGTCCCAAGGGCGCAATCGAGTTCAACGGCACGCACTTCCAGCTCTACACCAACGACCAGGCCACAAAGGCCGCGCAATATCGCGACCTTGTGGTGGCGTACCGCAACGGCGCGGCCGTGCATCTGAGCGACGTAGGCGAAGTGGTCGATTCGGTCGAAGACCTGCGCAATCTCGGCCTGATCAACGGCAAGCGCGCCGTGCTCGTGATCCTGTATCGCCAGCCGGGCGCGAATATCATCGATACCATCGATCGCGTGAAGGCCATGGTTCCGCAATTGCAGGCCGCCCTTCCCGCCGACATCGAGATCACGCCGACTGCCGACCGGTCGACCACGATCCGCTCGTCGCTGCACGACACGGAAGCCACGCTGATCATTGCGGTGGCGCTGGTCGTGATGGTCGTGTTCCTGTTCCTGCGCAACTGGCGCGCGACGCTGATTCCGAGCGTGGCCGTGCCCATATCGATTATCGGCACGTTTTCGGCCATGTATCTGCTCGGGTTCTCGCTCGATAACCTCTCGCTGATGGCGTTGACCATCGCGACCGGTTTCGTGGTCGATGACGCCATCGTTGTGCTCGAAAACATCTCGCGGCATATAGAAAACGGCGTGCCGCGCATGAAAGCCGCCATTCTCGGCGCGCAGGAAGTCGGGTTCACGGTGTTATCGATGAGCATTTCGCTTGTCGCCGTGTTCCTGCCGATTCTGCTGATGGGCGGCATTGTCGGGCGGCTGTTCCGGGAATTTGCGCTGACGCTGTCGCTGGCGATTGCCGTGTCGCTGGTCGTATCGCTGACTGTCACGCCCATGATGTGCGCGCGGCTCTTGCAGGAGCCGCACAACCAGAAGCCGCCGGGCCGTTTCTCGCGCTGGCTCGAACGCCAGTTCGACGCCATGCAGCGCGGATATGGACGCACGCTCGGCGTGGCGCTCGCGCATCCGCGAATCGTCTTGCTGGTGCTGATCGCGACAGTCGGGCTGAACGTTTATTTGTACATCATCGTGCCGAAGGGATTTTTCCCGCAGCAGGACACGGGGCGGATCGTCGGCGGAATTCAGGCTGACCAGAGCACGTCATTCCAGGCGATGAAGGGCAAGTTCTCCGACATGATGAAGATCGTGCAGGCCGATCCTGCGGTAGAAAGCGTCGCGGGTTTCACGGGTGGCCGGCAGACCAATTCGGGCTTCATGTTCATCTCGCTGAAACCCAAGAAAGAGCGCAAGGTTTCCGCCGATGCCGTGATCCAGCGCCTGCGTCCAGCGTTGTCCAACGTCGCGGGGGCCCGCACGTTCCTGCAGGCCGTTCAGGATATCCGCTCGGGCGGCCGGCAATCGAACGCGCAATACCAGTTCACGCTGCTCGCGGATTCCACGGCCGACCTCTACAAGTGGGGACCGAAACTCACCGACGCCCTGCTCGCCCGCCCCGAACTCGCCGACGTCAATTCCGACCAGCAGCAAGGCGGGCTGGAATCGTTCGTCACGTTCGACCGCGCAACCGCGGCGCGTTATGGCATCAAACCGGCGCAGATCGACAACACGCTTTACGATGCCTTCGGCCAGCGCCAGGTATCGACCATTTATAACGAGCTGAGCCAGTACCACGTGGTGATGGAACTCGCGCCGAAGTACTGGCAAGACCCGGAGATGCTCAAGCAGATCTACATCAGCACGTCGGGCGGGTCGGCGAACGGGGCGGCATCGACAAACGCGACGACCACCACGGCTTCCACTTCCGCGACCAGCGTCACCACGGCCGCCGATGCCTCGACGAGCGTGAACAGCGCGCTTGCGCTTGCGTCCATTCGCAACAGCGCGACCAATGCCATTGCGGCAAGCGGAAAGTCGAGTTCGTCGTCGGGCGCGGCGGTATCGACGTCGAAGGAAACCATGATCCCGCTCTCGTCCATCGCCAAGTTCGGGCCGGGGAATACGCCGCTTTCGGTCAATCACCAGAGCCAGTTCGTGGCGTCGACCATCTCGTTCAATTTGCCGCCGGGCAAGTCGCTGTCTGACGCAACTGCAGCAATCTACGAGACGATGGCGACCATCGGCGTGCCGGCCACGGTTCGCGGCAGTTTTGCGGGCACGGCGCAGCAGTTCCAGGATTCCACGAAGGACCAGCCGATCCTGATCCTGGCGGCGCTCGCAGCGGTGTATATCGTGCTGGGGATCCTTTACGAAAGCTACATCCACCCGATCACGATTCTCTCCACGCTGCCTTCGGCTGGTATCGGTGCATTGCTTGCACTGCTGCTGTTTCGCACCGAGTTCAGCATCATTGCGTTGATCGGCGTGATCCTGTTGATCGGGATTGTGAAGAAGAACGCCATCATGATGGTCGACTTCGCGATCCAGGCGCAGCGGCACGGGGCATCGACTTCCCGCGCGGCAATCGAGGAAGCATGCCTGCTGCGCTTTCGTCCGATCATGATGACCACCGCCGCCGCGTTGCTCGGCGCGTTGCCGCTGGCATTCGGAACGGGCGAAGGATCGGAAATGCGCGCCCCGCTCGGGATCGCAATCGTGGGTGGCCTGATCGTGAGCCAGTTGCTGACGCTTTACACCACACCGGTCGTTTATCTTTATATGGACCGGATCCGGATCTGGTCGGAGAATCGCCGGGCGCGCAGAGGTCCGCAACGACCGG